In Hippoglossus stenolepis isolate QCI-W04-F060 chromosome 20, HSTE1.2, whole genome shotgun sequence, the following are encoded in one genomic region:
- the txlnba gene encoding beta-taxilin isoform X1 encodes METKAVKVVVTAQPDGASSPLDEDTSGPDLCDPMQEFSRRLEAIISSYGAAASSLPDKQSSTDTETEKTKEGTKEDVTVTMETDISLIMQSLSKSSSSEEKLGDLVRKYAELATLRRCDERKLCVLQQKMWTVQEERKQLQAERRSSVAARSKLETLCRDLQSHYTTLREETLQRCREDEEKRSEITCHFQKMLKEIQTQIEQHSARNDKLCHENANLTDKLESLMNQCDRREESLEKIDRHRELQHKLTDAKLQEANALLTQAEEKHKREKEYLLREAIDKTKKCFAMKEQELAMKKKLTLYGEKFDEFQATLAKSNEIYMRFKKEMDNMSDKMKTMEKESNVWKTRFENCNKALTDMIQERTEKAREYDQFVVTIHKLERLCRVLQEERTVLYDKIKGIRQSNSQLPAKLFDSLSEAADKPVLLTPVELQEDDPVLTEDMARLRQEQAKLQEFADSLFAAPADVDQDAVDTDLNEDEVASAFANFKTKPQVQQEPVSEAEQEVEADVSLQDKVETVQKPDVSTAGEVEVKPEEEHLSAQEPAAAVPEKVENHPATEPKAEMLKTPAEVRADEPVQATTSGSPSENTTAASNADSSKKQAPKKKKKRSGKNNS; translated from the exons ATGGAGACGAAAGCAGTGAAGGTTGTGGTGACGGCTCAGCCGGACGGGGCGTCCTCCCCCCTGGACGAGGACACATCTGGACCTGACCTCTGTGACCCCATGCAGGAGTTCAGCCGGCGTCTGGAGGCCATCATCAGCTCGTACGGCGCCGCGGCCTCCAGCCTCCCGGACAAACAG AGTTCAACGGACACAGAGACCGAGAAGACGAAGGAGGGGACAAAAGAGGACGTCACAGTTACCATGGAGACCG acATCTCTCTGATCATGCAGAGTCTGAGCAAGTCATCTTCCTCGGAGGAGAAACTTGGAGATCTGGTCAGAAAATATGCTGAActg gcgaCCCTGCGGCGCTGCGATGAGAGGAAGTTGTGTGTCCTGCAGCAGAAGATGTGGACCGTGCAGGAGGAGCGGAAGCAGCTTCAGGCCGAGCGTCGCAGCAGCGTCGCAGCTCGCAGCAAACTGGAGACTCTGTGCAGGGACCTGCAGTCGCACTACACAACACTGAGG GAGGAGACGCTGCAGCGCTGcagggaggacgaggagaagcGGAGCGAGATCACCTGCCACTTCCAGAAGATGCTGAAGGAAATCCAGACTCAGATCGAGCAGCACAGCGCCAGGAACGACAAGCTGTGCCACGAAAACGCCAACCTGACGGACAAGCTGGAGAGCCTCATGAACCAGTGCGAccggagggaggag AGTTTAGAGAAGATCGACCGTCACCGCgagctgcagcacaaactgACCGACGCCAAACTGCAGGAGGCCAACGCTCTGCTGACTCAGGCCGAGGAGAAGcacaagagagagaaggaataC TTGCTTAGGGAGGCTAttgacaaaacaaagaaatgcttCGCTAtgaaggagcaggagctggCCATGAAGAAGAAG CTGACCCTCTACGGCGAGAAGTTTGACGAGTTCCAGGCGACTTTGGCCAAAAGCAACGAAATCTACATGCGCTTCAAGAAGGAGATGGACAAT ATGTCAGACAAGATGAAGACTATGGAGAAAGAGTCGAACGTGTGGAAGACGAGGTTTGAGAACTGCAACAAGGCTCTGACGGACATGATCCAAGAG AGAACAGAGAAGGCCAGAGAGTACGACCAGTTCGTGGTGACGATCCACAAGCTGGAGCGACTGTGTCGGGTTCtccaggaggagaggacagtgCTCTATGACAAAATCAAAGGCATCCGCCAGTCCAACTCCCAGCTGCCGGCGAAGCTGTTCGACAGCCTCTCGGAGGCCGCGGACAAACCCGTCCTCCTGACtcctgtggagctgcaggaggacgaCCCGGTGCTCACAGAGGACATGGCTCGTCTCAGGCAGGAGCAGGCCAAGCTGCAGGAGTTCGCCGACTCCCTGTTCGCCGCACCTGCCGACGTCGACCAGGACGCTGTAGATACTGACCTCAATGAAGACGAGGTCGCTTCTGCGTTTGCCAATTTCAAAACCAAACCTCAGGTCCAACAGGAGCCGGTTTCAGAAGCCGAGCAGGAGGTGGAAGCtgatgtttctctgcaggatAAAGTGGAGACGGTTCAAAAGCCAGATGTGTCCACAGCTGGAGAAGTGGAGGTgaaaccagaggaggagcaTCTTTCTGCACAGGAACCAGCAGCAGCGGTTCCTGAGAAGGTTGAGAATCATCCTGCGACAGAACCAAAGGCTGAAATGTTGAAGACGCCCGCTGAGGTCCGAGCTGACGAACCTGTGCAGGCGACGACCTCCGGGTCTCCGTCTGAAAACACGACCGCCGCCTCCAACGCAGACTCCTCCAAGAAACAGGCcccgaagaagaagaagaagaggagcggCAAGAACAACAGCTAG
- the txlnba gene encoding beta-taxilin isoform X3 codes for METKAVKVVVTAQPDGASSPLDEDTSGPDLCDPMQEFSRRLEAIISSYGAAASSLPDKQSSTDTETEKTKEGTKEDVTVTMETDISLIMQSLSKSSSSEEKLGDLVRKYAELATLRRCDERKLCVLQQKMWTVQEERKQLQAERRSSVAARSKLETLCRDLQSHYTTLREETLQRCREDEEKRSEITCHFQKMLKEIQTQIEQHSARNDKLCHENANLTDKLESLMNQCDRREESLEKIDRHRELQHKLTDAKLQEANALLTQAEEKHKREKEYLTLYGEKFDEFQATLAKSNEIYMRFKKEMDNMSDKMKTMEKESNVWKTRFENCNKALTDMIQERTEKAREYDQFVVTIHKLERLCRVLQEERTVLYDKIKGIRQSNSQLPAKLFDSLSEAADKPVLLTPVELQEDDPVLTEDMARLRQEQAKLQEFADSLFAAPADVDQDAVDTDLNEDEVASAFANFKTKPQVQQEPVSEAEQEVEADVSLQDKVETVQKPDVSTAGEVEVKPEEEHLSAQEPAAAVPEKVENHPATEPKAEMLKTPAEVRADEPVQATTSGSPSENTTAASNADSSKKQAPKKKKKRSGKNNS; via the exons ATGGAGACGAAAGCAGTGAAGGTTGTGGTGACGGCTCAGCCGGACGGGGCGTCCTCCCCCCTGGACGAGGACACATCTGGACCTGACCTCTGTGACCCCATGCAGGAGTTCAGCCGGCGTCTGGAGGCCATCATCAGCTCGTACGGCGCCGCGGCCTCCAGCCTCCCGGACAAACAG AGTTCAACGGACACAGAGACCGAGAAGACGAAGGAGGGGACAAAAGAGGACGTCACAGTTACCATGGAGACCG acATCTCTCTGATCATGCAGAGTCTGAGCAAGTCATCTTCCTCGGAGGAGAAACTTGGAGATCTGGTCAGAAAATATGCTGAActg gcgaCCCTGCGGCGCTGCGATGAGAGGAAGTTGTGTGTCCTGCAGCAGAAGATGTGGACCGTGCAGGAGGAGCGGAAGCAGCTTCAGGCCGAGCGTCGCAGCAGCGTCGCAGCTCGCAGCAAACTGGAGACTCTGTGCAGGGACCTGCAGTCGCACTACACAACACTGAGG GAGGAGACGCTGCAGCGCTGcagggaggacgaggagaagcGGAGCGAGATCACCTGCCACTTCCAGAAGATGCTGAAGGAAATCCAGACTCAGATCGAGCAGCACAGCGCCAGGAACGACAAGCTGTGCCACGAAAACGCCAACCTGACGGACAAGCTGGAGAGCCTCATGAACCAGTGCGAccggagggaggag AGTTTAGAGAAGATCGACCGTCACCGCgagctgcagcacaaactgACCGACGCCAAACTGCAGGAGGCCAACGCTCTGCTGACTCAGGCCGAGGAGAAGcacaagagagagaaggaataC CTGACCCTCTACGGCGAGAAGTTTGACGAGTTCCAGGCGACTTTGGCCAAAAGCAACGAAATCTACATGCGCTTCAAGAAGGAGATGGACAAT ATGTCAGACAAGATGAAGACTATGGAGAAAGAGTCGAACGTGTGGAAGACGAGGTTTGAGAACTGCAACAAGGCTCTGACGGACATGATCCAAGAG AGAACAGAGAAGGCCAGAGAGTACGACCAGTTCGTGGTGACGATCCACAAGCTGGAGCGACTGTGTCGGGTTCtccaggaggagaggacagtgCTCTATGACAAAATCAAAGGCATCCGCCAGTCCAACTCCCAGCTGCCGGCGAAGCTGTTCGACAGCCTCTCGGAGGCCGCGGACAAACCCGTCCTCCTGACtcctgtggagctgcaggaggacgaCCCGGTGCTCACAGAGGACATGGCTCGTCTCAGGCAGGAGCAGGCCAAGCTGCAGGAGTTCGCCGACTCCCTGTTCGCCGCACCTGCCGACGTCGACCAGGACGCTGTAGATACTGACCTCAATGAAGACGAGGTCGCTTCTGCGTTTGCCAATTTCAAAACCAAACCTCAGGTCCAACAGGAGCCGGTTTCAGAAGCCGAGCAGGAGGTGGAAGCtgatgtttctctgcaggatAAAGTGGAGACGGTTCAAAAGCCAGATGTGTCCACAGCTGGAGAAGTGGAGGTgaaaccagaggaggagcaTCTTTCTGCACAGGAACCAGCAGCAGCGGTTCCTGAGAAGGTTGAGAATCATCCTGCGACAGAACCAAAGGCTGAAATGTTGAAGACGCCCGCTGAGGTCCGAGCTGACGAACCTGTGCAGGCGACGACCTCCGGGTCTCCGTCTGAAAACACGACCGCCGCCTCCAACGCAGACTCCTCCAAGAAACAGGCcccgaagaagaagaagaagaggagcggCAAGAACAACAGCTAG
- the txlnba gene encoding beta-taxilin isoform X2 codes for METKAVKVVVTAQPDGASSPLDEDTSGPDLCDPMQEFSRRLEAIISSYGAAASSLPDKQSSTDTETEKTKEGTKEDVTVTMETDISLIMQSLSKSSSSEEKLGDLVRKYAELATLRRCDERKLCVLQQKMWTVQEERKQLQAERRSSVAARSKLETLCRDLQSHYTTLREETLQRCREDEEKRSEITCHFQKMLKEIQTQIEQHSARNDKLCHENANLTDKLESLMNQCDRREESLEKIDRHRELQHKLTDAKLQEANALLTQAEEKHKREKEYLLVQAAEWKLQTKTLREQSTVMQAQLTLYGEKFDEFQATLAKSNEIYMRFKKEMDNMSDKMKTMEKESNVWKTRFENCNKALTDMIQERTEKAREYDQFVVTIHKLERLCRVLQEERTVLYDKIKGIRQSNSQLPAKLFDSLSEAADKPVLLTPVELQEDDPVLTEDMARLRQEQAKLQEFADSLFAAPADVDQDAVDTDLNEDEVASAFANFKTKPQVQQEPVSEAEQEVEADVSLQDKVETVQKPDVSTAGEVEVKPEEEHLSAQEPAAAVPEKVENHPATEPKAEMLKTPAEVRADEPVQATTSGSPSENTTAASNADSSKKQAPKKKKKRSGKNNS; via the exons ATGGAGACGAAAGCAGTGAAGGTTGTGGTGACGGCTCAGCCGGACGGGGCGTCCTCCCCCCTGGACGAGGACACATCTGGACCTGACCTCTGTGACCCCATGCAGGAGTTCAGCCGGCGTCTGGAGGCCATCATCAGCTCGTACGGCGCCGCGGCCTCCAGCCTCCCGGACAAACAG AGTTCAACGGACACAGAGACCGAGAAGACGAAGGAGGGGACAAAAGAGGACGTCACAGTTACCATGGAGACCG acATCTCTCTGATCATGCAGAGTCTGAGCAAGTCATCTTCCTCGGAGGAGAAACTTGGAGATCTGGTCAGAAAATATGCTGAActg gcgaCCCTGCGGCGCTGCGATGAGAGGAAGTTGTGTGTCCTGCAGCAGAAGATGTGGACCGTGCAGGAGGAGCGGAAGCAGCTTCAGGCCGAGCGTCGCAGCAGCGTCGCAGCTCGCAGCAAACTGGAGACTCTGTGCAGGGACCTGCAGTCGCACTACACAACACTGAGG GAGGAGACGCTGCAGCGCTGcagggaggacgaggagaagcGGAGCGAGATCACCTGCCACTTCCAGAAGATGCTGAAGGAAATCCAGACTCAGATCGAGCAGCACAGCGCCAGGAACGACAAGCTGTGCCACGAAAACGCCAACCTGACGGACAAGCTGGAGAGCCTCATGAACCAGTGCGAccggagggaggag AGTTTAGAGAAGATCGACCGTCACCGCgagctgcagcacaaactgACCGACGCCAAACTGCAGGAGGCCAACGCTCTGCTGACTCAGGCCGAGGAGAAGcacaagagagagaaggaataC TTACTGGTTCAGGCTGCTGAGTGGAAACTGCAGACTAAGACACTCAGAGAGCAGTCGACTGTGATGCAGGCACAG CTGACCCTCTACGGCGAGAAGTTTGACGAGTTCCAGGCGACTTTGGCCAAAAGCAACGAAATCTACATGCGCTTCAAGAAGGAGATGGACAAT ATGTCAGACAAGATGAAGACTATGGAGAAAGAGTCGAACGTGTGGAAGACGAGGTTTGAGAACTGCAACAAGGCTCTGACGGACATGATCCAAGAG AGAACAGAGAAGGCCAGAGAGTACGACCAGTTCGTGGTGACGATCCACAAGCTGGAGCGACTGTGTCGGGTTCtccaggaggagaggacagtgCTCTATGACAAAATCAAAGGCATCCGCCAGTCCAACTCCCAGCTGCCGGCGAAGCTGTTCGACAGCCTCTCGGAGGCCGCGGACAAACCCGTCCTCCTGACtcctgtggagctgcaggaggacgaCCCGGTGCTCACAGAGGACATGGCTCGTCTCAGGCAGGAGCAGGCCAAGCTGCAGGAGTTCGCCGACTCCCTGTTCGCCGCACCTGCCGACGTCGACCAGGACGCTGTAGATACTGACCTCAATGAAGACGAGGTCGCTTCTGCGTTTGCCAATTTCAAAACCAAACCTCAGGTCCAACAGGAGCCGGTTTCAGAAGCCGAGCAGGAGGTGGAAGCtgatgtttctctgcaggatAAAGTGGAGACGGTTCAAAAGCCAGATGTGTCCACAGCTGGAGAAGTGGAGGTgaaaccagaggaggagcaTCTTTCTGCACAGGAACCAGCAGCAGCGGTTCCTGAGAAGGTTGAGAATCATCCTGCGACAGAACCAAAGGCTGAAATGTTGAAGACGCCCGCTGAGGTCCGAGCTGACGAACCTGTGCAGGCGACGACCTCCGGGTCTCCGTCTGAAAACACGACCGCCGCCTCCAACGCAGACTCCTCCAAGAAACAGGCcccgaagaagaagaagaagaggagcggCAAGAACAACAGCTAG